One genomic segment of Gammaproteobacteria bacterium includes these proteins:
- a CDS encoding malate dehydrogenase, with protein MIKDLKSAALDYHEKPTPGKIRVESSKPCNTQKELSLAYTPGVAEPVREIAADPENAYRYTSKGNLVAVITDGTAVLGLGNVGALAGKPVMEGKGVLFKRFANIDVFDIEVNTTNAKDFIDTVERIAPTFGGINLEDIAAPDCFEIETALINKLDIPVFHDDQHGTAIIIAAGLTNALELQGKTLANARIVCLGAGAAGIASMKLLLSMGARAENLYLVDRNGVIHDGRTDLNSYKQMFALKTDKRTLADAMNGADVFIGVSGPNLIDATMISSMAARPIIFALSNPVPEVLPEVALAVRNDLIMATGRSDYPNQVNNALGFPFIFRGALDVRAKTINQEMKIAAVNALAALAKQPVPAEVCKAYDKDKLEYGSEYIIPKPLDPRLLDVVPAAIARAAVDSGVARLPLPAKYQK; from the coding sequence ATGATCAAAGACTTAAAATCTGCGGCTCTGGACTATCACGAAAAACCCACCCCCGGCAAAATCCGCGTTGAATCCAGCAAACCGTGCAACACTCAAAAGGAATTGTCACTTGCCTATACCCCCGGCGTTGCCGAGCCTGTGCGCGAAATTGCCGCCGATCCTGAAAACGCCTATCGCTACACTTCCAAAGGCAACTTGGTCGCGGTCATTACCGACGGCACCGCCGTCCTTGGCCTGGGCAACGTCGGTGCCCTGGCCGGCAAGCCGGTCATGGAGGGCAAGGGAGTTCTGTTCAAACGTTTTGCCAACATCGACGTGTTCGACATCGAAGTAAACACCACCAATGCCAAAGATTTTATCGACACCGTAGAGCGCATCGCGCCGACGTTCGGCGGCATCAACCTGGAAGACATCGCCGCGCCCGACTGCTTTGAAATCGAAACCGCGCTGATCAACAAACTCGATATTCCGGTTTTTCACGACGACCAGCACGGCACCGCAATCATCATTGCCGCCGGTCTGACCAACGCACTGGAACTGCAGGGCAAAACCCTGGCCAATGCCCGCATCGTCTGCCTGGGTGCCGGCGCCGCAGGCATCGCCTCCATGAAGCTGCTGCTTTCCATGGGCGCGCGCGCTGAAAACCTGTATCTGGTTGACCGCAACGGCGTGATTCACGATGGTCGAACTGATTTGAACAGCTACAAACAGATGTTTGCCCTGAAAACCGACAAACGCACCCTGGCCGATGCCATGAATGGTGCCGACGTGTTCATCGGTGTTTCCGGCCCCAACCTGATCGATGCAACGATGATCAGCTCCATGGCTGCGCGGCCCATCATTTTTGCGCTGTCCAATCCGGTACCGGAAGTATTGCCCGAAGTCGCGCTGGCAGTTCGCAACGATCTGATCATGGCCACTGGCCGCAGCGATTACCCCAACCAGGTCAACAACGCATTGGGCTTCCCGTTTATTTTCCGCGGCGCCCTTGATGTCCGCGCCAAAACCATTAACCAGGAAATGAAAATCGCCGCAGTCAATGCCTTAGCCGCACTGGCCAAACAGCCCGTCCCCGCCGAAGTCTGCAAAGCCTACGACAAGGACAAACTGGAATACGGTTCGGAATACATTATTCCCAAACCATTGGATCCACGCCTGCTTGATGTCGTGCCTGCGGCCATCGCCCGCGCTGCAGTTGACAGCGGTGTCGCCAGACTGCCCTTGCCGGCCAAATATCAAAAATAG
- the sbcB gene encoding exodeoxyribonuclease I has translation MAGQKTLYWYDYETFGANPMYDRLVQFAGVRTDEDLNIIGEPLMMYCKPADDFLPQPISSLITGITPQKALLEGIPEAEFIRRINAEFSQPNTCVLGYNNLRFDDEFTRYSLYRNLLDPYAREWRDGCSRWDLLDVVRMTRALRPEGIVWPSNDEGRPSVRLEDLTKANQVSHESAHDALSDVYATISIARLIKEKQPKLYDYAYQNRGKNQVLKMLNLREQKPVIHISGMYPVEQGNMAIVVPIANHPTNKNGVMVFDLSHDPTPLFKMNVEEIHERIFTPTAEMAEGVDRLPIKTVHANKCPIIAPMTTLSGAQAKKYGIDLNVIRNHLAILTSGAPLNKKLQQVLNSTEFEKRTDPDYMLYGGPFFSQDDRARMDQIQQLSPQQLADHQPVFDDKRLPEMLFRYRARNWPESLSVAERAQWDEFRAERLTKQEGERLNFAAFFDEIERLRAEPDRLGPDWAILDELESYGKALRAGV, from the coding sequence ATGGCAGGGCAGAAAACCCTCTATTGGTACGACTACGAAACCTTCGGCGCCAATCCCATGTACGATCGGTTGGTGCAATTTGCCGGCGTGCGTACCGACGAAGATCTGAACATCATTGGTGAGCCGCTGATGATGTACTGCAAGCCCGCAGATGATTTTTTGCCGCAACCCATTTCCAGCTTGATTACGGGCATCACGCCGCAAAAAGCCTTGCTTGAAGGCATTCCCGAAGCGGAATTTATTCGGCGCATCAACGCAGAATTTTCCCAACCAAATACCTGCGTGTTGGGTTACAACAATTTGCGTTTTGATGACGAATTTACCCGTTACAGTTTGTATCGCAATTTGCTGGATCCCTATGCGCGTGAATGGCGGGATGGATGCTCGCGCTGGGATTTACTTGATGTGGTGCGGATGACGCGCGCGTTGCGCCCTGAAGGCATCGTTTGGCCGAGCAACGATGAAGGTCGGCCCAGCGTGCGTCTGGAAGATCTGACCAAAGCCAATCAGGTGTCGCATGAATCGGCGCATGATGCGCTAAGTGACGTTTACGCGACTATCAGCATTGCGCGACTGATCAAGGAAAAACAACCCAAGCTGTACGATTACGCCTATCAGAATCGCGGTAAAAACCAGGTGCTGAAAATGCTCAATCTGCGCGAGCAAAAACCTGTAATTCATATTTCCGGCATGTATCCCGTTGAGCAGGGCAACATGGCCATCGTCGTGCCGATTGCCAATCACCCGACCAACAAAAACGGTGTGATGGTGTTTGATCTGAGCCACGATCCGACGCCGTTGTTCAAAATGAACGTGGAAGAAATTCACGAGCGCATTTTTACACCGACGGCAGAAATGGCGGAGGGCGTGGATCGCTTGCCGATCAAAACCGTACATGCCAACAAGTGCCCCATCATTGCGCCGATGACCACCCTGAGTGGCGCGCAGGCAAAAAAATACGGCATTGATCTGAACGTTATCCGCAATCATCTGGCGATACTGACCAGTGGTGCACCGCTGAACAAAAAATTGCAGCAGGTATTAAATAGTACAGAATTTGAAAAACGCACTGACCCGGATTACATGCTCTACGGCGGCCCGTTTTTCAGTCAGGATGACCGAGCACGCATGGATCAGATTCAGCAACTGTCACCGCAGCAATTGGCGGATCACCAGCCGGTGTTTGATGACAAGCGTTTGCCGGAAATGTTGTTCCGCTACCGTGCGCGCAACTGGCCGGAAAGTTTGTCGGTCGCGGAGCGGGCGCAGTGGGATGAATTCCGTGCCGAGCGCCTGACCAAGCAGGAAGGCGAACGACTAAATTTTGCGGCATTTTTTGATGAAATCGAGCGGCTGCGTGCCGAGCCGGACCGCCTGGGTCCGGACTGGGCGATACTGGATGAGCTTGAATCCTACGGAAAAGCGTTGCGCGCTGGCGTGTAA
- the rpmE gene encoding 50S ribosomal protein L31 translates to MKSGTHPEYVEVSVSCSCGESFKTRSTAKKDLHLDVCSACHPFYTGKQKIVDTAGRVDKFRQKYGIK, encoded by the coding sequence ATGAAATCCGGTACCCATCCCGAATACGTAGAAGTAAGTGTAAGCTGCAGCTGTGGCGAGAGCTTTAAAACCCGCTCCACCGCCAAAAAGGATCTGCACCTTGATGTTTGCTCCGCTTGTCACCCGTTTTACACCGGCAAGCAGAAGATTGTTGACACCGCAGGTCGTGTTGACAAATTCCGCCAAAAATACGGCATCAAGTAA
- a CDS encoding thermonuclease family protein, with protein MTNSAKNTASSKPCACRRVVSSNRPAVLHLLFSQFRYSLLLLLFPALAAAEDASLCPADQPFDQTVTVSRVIDGDTVLLSDGRKLRFAAINAPELTQRNRQEEPGALQAKQALQHWLADNPQLQLRLDESTRDPYQRLLAHPFLADGQNLQALMLQQGLAAHIVDPNSLWAHRCYAALEKHAQQQQLGMWASPRFAAIATDRLGSHDHGFYRISGKVEKVWSSNRTTWLQLSDRVSLRIEDEDLKYFKNFSLEALRSHEIEAKGWLFPYRNGLNLRIKHPGALRILD; from the coding sequence TTGACAAATTCCGCCAAAAATACGGCATCAAGTAAGCCTTGCGCTTGCCGCCGGGTGGTTTCGTCAAACCGCCCGGCAGTACTCCACCTGCTGTTTTCGCAATTCCGTTATTCCCTACTGCTTTTGCTGTTCCCTGCCCTGGCCGCCGCCGAGGATGCCTCGCTTTGCCCTGCCGATCAGCCCTTTGACCAAACTGTCACTGTCAGCCGCGTCATTGATGGCGATACTGTATTACTCAGCGATGGTCGCAAACTGCGTTTTGCCGCCATCAACGCCCCGGAATTGACCCAACGCAACAGACAGGAAGAACCTGGCGCCCTGCAAGCCAAACAGGCGCTGCAACACTGGCTGGCTGACAACCCCCAACTTCAGTTACGGCTCGATGAAAGCACCCGCGACCCCTACCAGCGCCTGCTCGCCCATCCATTTTTAGCTGACGGTCAAAATCTGCAAGCCTTAATGCTGCAGCAGGGGCTAGCGGCCCACATTGTCGACCCCAACAGCCTGTGGGCGCATCGTTGCTACGCCGCGCTGGAAAAGCACGCCCAGCAACAACAGTTGGGCATGTGGGCCAGCCCCCGCTTCGCAGCCATCGCAACTGATCGCCTGGGGAGTCATGACCATGGTTTTTACCGCATCAGCGGAAAAGTGGAAAAAGTCTGGTCCAGCAATCGCACTACCTGGCTACAACTCAGCGATCGCGTGTCGCTACGCATTGAGGACGAGGATCTGAAATATTTCAAAAACTTCAGCCTTGAAGCCTTGCGCAGTCATGAAATAGAAGCCAAAGGCTGGCTGTTCCCCTACCGCAACGGATTGAATCTGAGAATTAAACACCCCGGTGCCTTGCGCATACTCGACTGA
- a CDS encoding long-chain fatty acid--CoA ligase, giving the protein MATAMSYSSIPEVFRTTAKQRADQTAIIFMGREVSFGQIDQQSDRVAAGLAARGIAKGDHVALYCVNCDIFAAAYLGILKAGAIVVPLNLLLTPKELEYIINDAECKALIYHEAFADNVSAFRAAATRLDFCVAIGAKQSAADDLAWPALLANEAAVPAPMFDAAQDVASVLYTSGTTGKPKGAMLTHRNLLADTAGVVKAIKIHPGEDRLLVVLPMFHAFAATVGMLTPLLYGATLVPVPKFEPDLVMNTIAQTQATIFLGVPSMYNVLLNLSDEQVAKFASIRFGISGGAAMPQELLKRFEQRYGKFIYEGDGPTECGPVTCVNPIDGVRKHASVGLPIPGVEMSIRDLQGIEVADNEIAEICVRGDNVMKGYFKRPDDTRESFWPEGWFRTGDLGYRDADGYFYIVDRIKDMVIVNGMNVYPRVVEEVLYEHPDIREAAVIGEPHESHGEIPVAYVSLQPGKEINATDIKTFCRDRLGRHQIPRRIHFLAELPKNAAGKILKRELRKHGELERGIDSREEA; this is encoded by the coding sequence ATGGCGACAGCGATGAGCTACAGCAGTATCCCTGAGGTGTTTCGCACTACCGCGAAGCAGCGTGCTGACCAGACTGCCATCATTTTTATGGGGCGCGAGGTCAGTTTTGGCCAAATTGACCAGCAAAGCGACCGGGTTGCGGCCGGGCTGGCGGCCAGGGGAATTGCCAAGGGCGATCATGTGGCCCTGTATTGCGTCAACTGCGACATTTTTGCGGCGGCTTACCTTGGCATCCTCAAGGCGGGAGCGATCGTTGTGCCGCTCAATTTGTTGCTGACGCCCAAGGAACTGGAATACATCATTAACGATGCCGAGTGTAAGGCATTGATTTATCACGAAGCCTTTGCGGACAACGTTAGCGCGTTCCGTGCTGCAGCTACCCGCCTGGATTTTTGTGTGGCGATAGGCGCCAAACAGTCTGCTGCCGACGATCTTGCCTGGCCGGCGTTGCTGGCCAACGAAGCCGCCGTTCCTGCCCCCATGTTCGACGCGGCGCAGGATGTGGCTTCTGTGCTCTATACCTCCGGTACCACCGGCAAGCCCAAGGGTGCGATGCTGACTCATCGCAATCTGCTGGCTGACACAGCGGGAGTGGTGAAGGCGATAAAAATTCACCCCGGGGAAGACCGCCTGTTGGTGGTGCTGCCGATGTTCCATGCCTTCGCCGCCACGGTGGGCATGTTGACGCCGCTGCTGTACGGCGCGACGCTGGTGCCCGTGCCCAAGTTTGAACCCGATCTGGTGATGAACACCATTGCCCAAACCCAGGCCACGATTTTCCTGGGCGTGCCCAGCATGTACAACGTGCTGCTGAATTTGTCTGACGAACAAGTGGCCAAATTTGCCAGTATCCGTTTCGGTATTTCGGGTGGCGCGGCCATGCCGCAAGAGTTGCTCAAGCGCTTTGAACAACGCTATGGCAAATTTATTTACGAAGGCGACGGTCCGACCGAATGTGGTCCGGTAACCTGCGTCAATCCGATTGATGGTGTGCGCAAGCATGCGTCAGTAGGTTTGCCGATTCCGGGCGTGGAAATGAGCATACGCGATTTGCAGGGTATTGAAGTTGCCGACAACGAAATTGCCGAAATCTGTGTGCGTGGCGACAACGTCATGAAGGGTTATTTCAAGCGTCCGGACGATACCCGCGAAAGTTTCTGGCCAGAAGGCTGGTTCCGTACCGGCGACCTGGGCTATCGCGATGCCGATGGGTATTTCTACATCGTCGATCGCATCAAAGACATGGTGATCGTCAACGGTATGAATGTCTATCCACGCGTGGTGGAAGAAGTGCTTTACGAACATCCCGATATTCGTGAAGCGGCGGTGATCGGTGAACCGCACGAGTCGCATGGCGAAATTCCGGTGGCGTACGTTTCATTGCAGCCCGGCAAAGAAATAAACGCAACGGATATCAAAACATTTTGCCGCGACCGTTTAGGTCGTCACCAGATTCCGCGCCGGATTCATTTCCTGGCTGAATTGCCAAAAAATGCCGCCGGTAAAATTCTCAAGCGCGAATTGCGCAAACACGGCGAGTTAGAGCGCGGTATCGACAGCCGCGAAGAAGCATAA
- the prlC gene encoding oligopeptidase A, with product MTNNPLLRNEGLPAFSAIQPEHAEDAIDQLTTRNRQTVQQLLDANSNYSWDNLVQPLEEIEAQLSRAWSPVSHMNSVVNSDSLREAYNACLPKLSAYATEMGQNERLFHAFKQIADGDEYRRLDHAQKKIIDNALRDFRLSGVELSAEKKDAYKDIMQKLSNLTSKFEENLLDATQAFTKLISDESELAGLPESALGLARQAAQQQDKQGWLLTLEFPSYFPLITYADNRELRKEMYTAYVTRASDEGPNAGQWDNGPVMDEILALRHQAAQLLGFHNYAERSLATKMATRTDQVMNFLTDLAKRSQPMAHAELKELRDFAKNQFGVTDLQAWDYSYYGEKLRQHKYAITQEELKPYFPETNVIPGMFAVVEKLYGLKIREKTGVDTWHKDVRFYEILQDDGSVRGQFYLDLYARQKKRGGAWMDDCLPRMKKNGQLQTPVAYLTCNFTPPVGDKPALFTHDEVETLFHEFGHGLHHMLTQIDYPSVSGISGVPWDAVELPSQFMENWCWDRQALNLFAKHYETGANIPDELFKRMLAARNFQSGMQMLRQIEFSIFDFRVHLEFDPAKSGRIYDVLNDVRKEIAVVQPPSFNRFAHSFSHIFAGGYAAGYYSYKWAEVLSADAFSLFEENGIFDRETGLKFLNSVLANGGSKEPMELFVEFRGREPQIDALLRHSGIVQSVDA from the coding sequence ATGACCAACAATCCATTACTGCGCAATGAAGGCCTGCCCGCGTTTTCTGCCATTCAACCCGAACACGCTGAAGATGCCATCGACCAATTGACCACACGTAACCGGCAAACTGTTCAGCAATTACTTGACGCCAACAGCAACTATAGCTGGGACAACTTGGTCCAGCCCCTAGAGGAAATCGAAGCGCAACTCAGCCGCGCCTGGTCACCTGTCAGCCACATGAATTCCGTGGTCAACAGCGACTCGCTGCGCGAAGCCTACAATGCCTGCCTGCCCAAGCTCAGTGCCTATGCTACCGAAATGGGCCAAAATGAGCGCCTGTTTCACGCCTTCAAACAAATCGCCGATGGCGACGAATATCGTCGCCTTGATCATGCGCAGAAAAAAATCATCGACAATGCCCTGCGTGATTTTCGTCTTTCCGGGGTGGAACTCAGCGCCGAGAAAAAAGATGCCTACAAAGACATCATGCAGAAACTATCCAACCTGACATCCAAATTTGAAGAAAACTTGCTGGACGCAACCCAGGCATTCACCAAACTGATCAGCGACGAATCCGAGCTGGCCGGTTTGCCGGAATCAGCGCTTGGCTTGGCGCGTCAGGCAGCACAACAACAAGACAAACAAGGCTGGTTGCTGACGCTGGAATTTCCATCCTACTTCCCGCTGATCACCTACGCCGACAACCGCGAACTGCGCAAAGAAATGTACACCGCCTACGTGACCCGCGCATCCGATGAAGGCCCCAATGCCGGCCAATGGGACAACGGCCCGGTCATGGATGAAATCCTCGCGCTGCGTCATCAAGCCGCACAACTGCTCGGCTTTCACAATTACGCCGAACGCTCCCTTGCCACCAAAATGGCCACCCGAACTGACCAGGTGATGAACTTCCTCACTGATTTGGCCAAGCGCTCACAGCCCATGGCCCATGCAGAACTCAAGGAATTGCGCGATTTCGCCAAAAATCAATTTGGCGTGACTGATTTGCAGGCGTGGGATTACAGCTACTACGGCGAGAAATTGCGTCAGCACAAATACGCCATCACCCAGGAAGAACTCAAACCTTACTTCCCCGAAACCAATGTCATCCCCGGCATGTTCGCCGTGGTTGAAAAATTATATGGTTTGAAAATTCGCGAAAAAACCGGCGTCGACACCTGGCACAAAGACGTGCGGTTTTATGAAATTCTGCAAGACGATGGCAGCGTGCGCGGCCAGTTTTATCTGGACCTGTACGCACGCCAAAAGAAACGCGGCGGCGCGTGGATGGATGATTGCCTGCCACGCATGAAAAAGAATGGCCAACTGCAAACACCAGTGGCCTACCTGACCTGCAACTTCACCCCTCCCGTGGGCGACAAGCCAGCGCTGTTCACTCACGATGAAGTTGAAACACTGTTTCACGAATTCGGTCACGGCCTGCATCACATGCTGACGCAAATTGATTACCCCAGCGTCTCCGGCATCAGCGGCGTTCCCTGGGATGCGGTCGAACTGCCCAGCCAGTTTATGGAAAACTGGTGCTGGGATCGTCAGGCACTCAACCTGTTTGCCAAGCATTACGAAACCGGCGCAAACATTCCTGACGAATTGTTTAAGCGCATGCTCGCTGCACGTAATTTCCAATCCGGCATGCAGATGTTGCGACAAATAGAATTTTCAATTTTCGATTTCCGCGTGCATCTGGAATTCGACCCCGCCAAATCTGGCCGGATTTACGATGTACTCAATGACGTTCGCAAAGAGATTGCGGTGGTACAACCACCTTCATTCAATCGCTTTGCCCACAGCTTCTCGCACATTTTTGCCGGCGGTTACGCCGCAGGTTACTACAGCTACAAGTGGGCGGAAGTATTGTCGGCGGATGCGTTTTCACTGTTCGAAGAAAACGGCATATTCGATCGCGAGACGGGTTTAAAATTCCTCAACAGCGTTCTCGCCAATGGCGGCTCAAAAGAACCGATGGAATTGTTTGTCGAATTTCGTGGCCGCGAACCACAAATCGACGCACTACTGCGACACAGCGGCATCGTTCAATCTGTGGATGCGTAA
- a CDS encoding penicillin-binding protein 1A encodes MIKLKTAIKWGIRATGAAVVLGVIGVVGAYMYIEPRLPETSVLKDTRYQVPLRVYTADGKLMAEFGEKRRQPLKYNEIPEDMIHAVLGAEDDRYFEHPGVDYQGLLRAVGLLVLTGEKMQGGSTITMQVARNFFLSREKTFLRKFSEILLALKIEDELTKEEILELYLNKIYLGNRAYGVGAAAQIYYGKPLNELNLAQMAMIAGLPKAPSRFNPIVNPERSKLRRDYVLKRMHDLKNISDEQYAAAIKEPVTARLHGLAAEIEAPYAAEMVRAQMVARFGEEAAYTEGYRVYTTIDSRLQLQANRSLRYNLLAYEERHGYRGPEDHVNLLEMGEMDELDKVIKLRPDVSLLQPGVVLQVNEKDAYVYIGDGHIAHLCWKGIQWAAPYKDGNYPGPAPKTAADVLAEGDVIRVYDAGGGKWSLGQIPEVEGALVSLRSKDGGMISVVGGYDFDRSKFNRADQALRQPGSNFKPFVYAAALEKGYTAATIINDAPVVFEDSGLEDTWRPENYSGQFFGPTRFREALVTSRNLVSIRILRSIGVQYALEYTKRFGFDPAHLPHDLSLALGSASVTPLQIAKGYAVFSNGGFAVEPYLITRIEDGDGKVLYTANPAVVCDRCEKNDANSDDSAELAAAGSVVAPTAAKSGSVVREGVVAQGNRPNHAPRVVSPEVAYIMDTIMRDIVQRGTATRAKVLGRNDLAGKTGTTNDQRDAWFSGFNGEIVTTAWVGFDRPHPLGDAESGARAALPMWISYMREALNGRPETPLTQPPGVVTVRVDPETGLLADSSVADAIYEVFLEENVPKRKSDGHQGGNSPAENDSGGDIPQLF; translated from the coding sequence ATGATAAAGCTAAAAACAGCGATTAAATGGGGTATCCGCGCCACTGGTGCAGCGGTTGTACTCGGGGTTATTGGGGTAGTGGGCGCTTACATGTATATTGAGCCCCGCTTGCCGGAAACCTCGGTTCTGAAAGATACTCGCTACCAGGTCCCTTTGCGTGTGTATACCGCTGACGGCAAACTGATGGCGGAGTTTGGTGAAAAGCGCCGTCAGCCGCTCAAATACAACGAAATCCCTGAGGATATGATTCACGCGGTGTTGGGGGCCGAAGACGATCGTTATTTCGAACACCCGGGCGTGGATTACCAGGGCTTGTTGCGGGCGGTCGGCTTGCTGGTGCTGACGGGCGAAAAAATGCAGGGTGGCAGTACCATTACCATGCAGGTAGCGCGTAACTTCTTCCTCAGTCGCGAAAAGACTTTTTTGCGCAAGTTCAGCGAAATTTTATTGGCGCTGAAAATCGAAGATGAGCTGACCAAGGAAGAGATCCTTGAGCTCTACCTGAACAAAATTTATCTGGGCAACCGTGCGTATGGCGTGGGTGCTGCAGCGCAAATTTATTACGGCAAGCCACTCAATGAATTGAACTTGGCGCAGATGGCGATGATTGCCGGACTGCCCAAAGCGCCTTCCCGCTTTAATCCCATTGTTAATCCAGAACGTTCCAAGCTGCGTCGCGATTATGTGCTTAAGCGTATGCACGATCTGAAAAACATCAGCGATGAGCAGTATGCGGCAGCAATCAAAGAGCCTGTGACTGCCCGATTGCATGGTTTGGCCGCAGAAATAGAAGCTCCCTACGCAGCAGAAATGGTGCGTGCGCAGATGGTTGCGCGGTTTGGCGAGGAAGCGGCCTATACCGAGGGCTATCGCGTCTACACCACTATTGATTCGCGTTTGCAGCTACAGGCGAATCGTTCGTTGCGCTACAACTTGCTTGCTTACGAAGAGCGTCATGGCTATCGCGGCCCAGAAGATCACGTCAATTTGCTCGAGATGGGGGAGATGGACGAGCTGGATAAAGTGATCAAGCTGCGCCCCGATGTTTCGTTGTTGCAACCTGGAGTGGTGTTGCAGGTGAACGAAAAGGATGCCTACGTTTACATCGGTGATGGACATATTGCACATTTGTGCTGGAAAGGTATTCAGTGGGCAGCTCCCTACAAGGACGGCAATTATCCTGGGCCTGCGCCGAAGACTGCGGCTGATGTGTTGGCCGAAGGCGACGTGATTCGTGTGTACGACGCGGGCGGTGGTAAGTGGAGTCTGGGGCAGATTCCTGAAGTTGAGGGCGCGTTGGTGTCGTTGCGCTCAAAAGACGGTGGCATGATCAGTGTGGTTGGTGGCTATGATTTTGATCGCAGTAAATTCAATCGTGCTGATCAGGCATTGCGCCAGCCGGGTTCGAATTTCAAACCGTTTGTGTATGCCGCCGCCTTGGAAAAGGGCTATACCGCTGCGACGATTATTAACGATGCTCCTGTTGTGTTTGAAGATTCGGGATTGGAAGACACTTGGCGTCCAGAAAACTACAGCGGCCAATTCTTCGGCCCGACGCGTTTCCGCGAGGCGTTGGTGACTTCTCGCAACCTGGTATCGATCCGTATTCTGCGCTCCATTGGCGTGCAGTATGCCTTGGAGTATACGAAACGATTTGGGTTTGATCCGGCGCATTTGCCGCATGATTTGTCGCTGGCGTTGGGGAGCGCCTCGGTGACGCCGCTGCAAATTGCCAAGGGATATGCCGTGTTTTCAAACGGCGGTTTTGCGGTTGAGCCTTACCTGATAACTCGAATTGAGGATGGCGATGGCAAGGTGCTGTATACCGCAAACCCGGCGGTTGTGTGTGATCGTTGCGAGAAGAATGATGCGAATAGCGATGATTCCGCTGAACTTGCAGCTGCAGGCTCTGTTGTTGCGCCGACGGCGGCCAAGTCAGGCAGCGTTGTGCGTGAAGGTGTAGTAGCGCAGGGCAATCGGCCAAACCATGCGCCACGGGTAGTGAGTCCGGAAGTTGCGTACATCATGGATACAATTATGCGCGATATCGTGCAGCGTGGTACGGCGACGCGAGCCAAGGTGTTGGGGCGTAATGATTTGGCGGGTAAAACCGGTACAACCAACGATCAGCGCGATGCATGGTTCTCCGGGTTTAACGGCGAAATTGTGACGACGGCCTGGGTTGGTTTTGATCGCCCGCATCCGCTGGGTGATGCTGAGTCCGGTGCCCGGGCGGCGTTGCCTATGTGGATTAGCTATATGCGCGAAGCGCTTAATGGTCGGCCAGAAACTCCTCTGACTCAGCCACCTGGTGTTGTGACGGTGCGTGTTGATCCGGAAACCGGTTTGTTGGCGGACAGCAGTGTGGCCGATGCGATTTATGAAGTATTCCTTGAGGAAAACGTACCGAAGCGGAAGTCGGACGGTCATCAAGGTGGAAACAGCCCGGCAGAAAATGATTCGGGTGGAGATATACCCCAACTGTTCTGA
- a CDS encoding shikimate kinase: MNTPTSKYAAERIFLIGPMGVGKTTIGLQLAQHLGYQFIDSDKVVEERTGATIPLIFEVEGEAGFRQRETLAIDELTQLDRVILATGGGAVISEQNRRYLAERGTVVFLHADIDQLFERTSKDRNRPLLQTDNPKQKLEQIFQARKPFYQEIADIEFDTGEHCLRDTIRLLLRQIQKYRASV, encoded by the coding sequence ATGAACACACCAACATCCAAGTACGCAGCAGAACGTATTTTTCTCATTGGCCCCATGGGCGTGGGCAAAACAACCATCGGCTTACAACTGGCGCAACATCTGGGGTATCAGTTTATCGACAGCGACAAGGTCGTCGAAGAACGCACGGGTGCCACCATCCCTTTAATCTTCGAAGTAGAAGGCGAAGCCGGTTTTCGCCAACGCGAAACCCTGGCCATTGATGAACTCACCCAGCTTGACCGGGTCATTCTTGCCACCGGCGGCGGCGCAGTGATCAGCGAACAAAATCGTCGTTACCTGGCTGAACGCGGCACCGTGGTATTTCTGCACGCCGACATCGATCAACTGTTCGAGCGCACATCCAAGGATCGTAACCGCCCATTGTTGCAAACCGACAATCCCAAACAGAAGCTGGAACAAATATTTCAGGCGCGCAAACCTTTCTACCAGGAAATCGCCGACATCGAATTTGACACCGGCGAGCACTGCCTGCGCGATACCATCCGACTGCTGCTACGACAAATTCAAAAATACAGAGCCAGCGTCTAG